A single Capricornis sumatraensis isolate serow.1 chromosome 20, serow.2, whole genome shotgun sequence DNA region contains:
- the LTBP4 gene encoding latent-transforming growth factor beta-binding protein 4 isoform X1, with translation MRLPGPSGRRPLLLVLLLPLLAAAATAASSAGPSPSQAVEVAAIPGRPAGAPACRCCPSRSPRRSRCFRASCRVRSCRPEKCAGPQRCLAPGPPELLSPSPSVRKRQVSLNWQPLTLQEARALLRRRRPRGPGARALLRRRPPQRAPAGQSRVLCPLICHNGGVCVKPDRCLCPPDFAGKFCQLHSSGARPPAPAMPGFTRSVYTMPLANHRDDEHGVASMVSVHVEHPQEASVVVHQVERVSGPWEEADAEAVARAEAAARSEAAAPYTVLAQSAPREDGYSDASGFGYCFRELRAGECASPLPGLRTQEVCCRGAGLAWGVHDCQSCSELLGNTHQGGAPDGPCPTGFERVNGSCEDVDECATGGRCQHGECANTHGGYTCVCPDGFLLDSSRSSCISQHVISEAKGPCFRVLRDGGCSLPILRNITKQICCCSRVGKAWGRGCQLCPPFGSEGFREICPAGPGYHYSASDLRYNTRPLGQEPPRVSLSQPRAPPSTSRPPSGFLPTHRPEPRPEPRPEPRPGAELPLPSIPAWTGPEIPESGPSAGECQRNPQVCGRGRCIPRPSGYTCACDSGFRLSPQGTHCIDMDECRRVPTPCAPGRCENTPGSFRCVCGPGFRAGPRGTECLDVDECHRVPPPCDRGRCENTPGSFLCVCPAGYQAAPHGASCQDVDECIQSPGLCGRGVCENLPGSFRCVCPAGFRGSACEEDVDECAQEPPPCGPGRCDNTVGSFHCACPAGFRSRGPGAPCQDVDECARSPPPCTYGRCENTEGAFQCVCPTGFQPNAAGSECEDVDECENHLACPGQECVNSPGSFQCRACPAGHHLHHGRCTDVDECSSGASCGPHGHCTNTEGSFHCSCEPGYRAPAGRPGPCADVNECLEGDFCFPHGECLNTDGSFACTCAPGYRPGPRGASCLDVDECSEEDLCQSGICTNTDGSFECICPPGHRAGPDLASCLDIDECRERGPALCGSQRCENSPGSYRCVRDCDPGYHAGPEGTCDDIDECQEYGPAICGAQRCENTPGSYRCTPACDPGYQPTPGGGCQDVDECRNRSFCGAHAVCQNLPGSFQCLCDQGYEGARDGRHCVDVNECETLQGVCGAALCENVEGSFLCVCPNSPEEFDPMTGRCVPPRTSAGTFPGAPPHAPASPSLPARPPPPPPPRRPSPPRQGPVSSGRRECYFDTAAPDACDNILARNVTWQECCCTVGEGWGSGCRIQQCPSTETAEYQSLCPHGRGYLAPSGDLSLRRDVDECQLFRDQVCKSGVCVNTAPGYSCYCSNGYYYHAQRLECIDNDECADEEPACEGGRCVNTIGSYHCTCEPPLVLDGSRRRCVSNESQSLDDNLGVCWQEVGADLVCSRPRLDRQATYTECCCLYGEAWGMDCALCPAQDSDDFEALCNVLRPPAYGPPRPGGFGLPYEYGPDLGPPYQGLPYGPELYPPPVLPYDPYPPPPGPFARREAPYGTPPFDMPDFEDDGGPYGESEAPAPSGPGTRWRYRSRDTRGSFPEPEESPEGGSYAGAQAGRYEGLEAEECGILDGCAHGRCVRVPEGFTCDCFDGYRLDMTRMSCVDINECDEAEAAAPLCVNARCVNTDGSFRCICRPGFAPSHEPHHCTPARPRA, from the exons ATGCGGCTGCCTGGCCCCAGCGGCCGCCGCCCCctcctgctggtgctgctgctgccgctccttgcagccgccgccaccgccgcctccTCCGccggccccagccccagccaggcCGTCGAGGTCGCGGCGATCCCGGGCCGTCCGGCCGG TGCTCCTGCTTGTCGCTGCTGCCCAAGCCGATCGCCCAGGAGAAGCCGCTGCTTTAGAG CCTCCTGCAGGGTCCGGAGCTGCCGGCCCGAAAAGTGTGCAGGCCCTCAGCGGTGCCTGGCTCCAGGGCCCCCAGAGCTGCTGAGCCCCAGCCCCAGCGTGAGGAAGAGACAGGTGTCCCTTAACTGGCAGCCACTGAC gCTGCAGGAAGCCCGAGCCCTGCTGAGGCGACGGCGGCCCCGCGGGCCGGGGGCCCGGGCATTGCTGAGAAGGAGGCCCCCACAGCGCGCCCCTGCCGGCCAGTCCCGGG TCCTGTGTCCCTTGATCTGTCACAATGGAGGAGTGTGCGTGAAGCCTGATCGCTGCCTCTGTCCCCCGGACTTCGCTGGCAAGTTCTGCCAGTTGCATTCATCGGGCGCCCGACCCCCGGCCCCGGCCATGCCAGGCTTCACCCGTTCTGTGTACACCATGCCGCTGGCCAACCACCGCGATGATGAACATG GCGTGGCGTCTATGGTGAGCGTCCACGTGGAGCACCCGCAGGAGGCGTCGGTGGTGGTGCACCAGGTGGAGCGTGTGTCCGGCCCTTGGGAGGAGGCGGATGCCGAGGCAGTGGCGCGGGCGGAGGCGGCGGCACGGTCGGAGGCGGCAGCGCCCTACACAGTGTTGGCACAGAGCGCGCCGCGCGAGGACGGCTACTCGGACGCCTCGGGCTTCGGTTACTGCTTTCGGGAGCTGCGCGCAGGCGAA TGTGCGTCCCCGCTGCCCGGGCTCCGGACCCAGGAGGTGTGCTGCCGAGGGGCCGGCTTGGCCTGGGGCGTTCACGACTGTCAGTCGTGCTCGGAGCTCCTGG GTAACACCCACCAGGGGGGCGCCCCAGATGGGCCGTGTCCAACTGGCTTTGAAAGGGTTAATGGGTCCTGCGAAG ATGTGGATGAGTGCGCGACTGGCGGGCGCTGCCAGCACGGAGAGTGTGCAAACACGCATGGCGGGTACACTTGCGTTTGCCCCGACGGCTTTCTGCTCGACTCGTCCCGCAGCAGCTGCATCT CCCAACACGTGATCTCCGAGGCCAAGGGGCCGTGCTTCCGCGTGCTTCGAGACGGCGGCTGCTCGCTGCCCATTCTACGCAACATCACCAAACAGATCTGCTGCTGCAGCCGAGTAGGCAAAGCCTGGGGCCGGGGTTGCCAGCTTTGCCCACCTTTCGGCTCAG AGGGTTTTCGGGAGATCTGTCCAGCCGGCCCTGGCTACCATTACTCTGCCTCCGACCTCCGCTACAACACCAGACCCCTGGGCCAGGAACCACCCCGAGTGTCCCTCAGCCAGCCCCGTGCCCCACCCTCCACCTCTCGACCACCCTCAG GCTTTCTTCCCACTCATCGCCCAGAACCTCGGCCTGAGCCCCGGCCTGAGCCCCGGCCAGGCGCCGAGCTTCCCCTGCCCAGCATCCCTGCCTGGACTGGTCCTGAGATCCCTGAATCAG GTCCCTCTGCAGGCGAGTGTCAGCGCAATCCCCAGGTCTGCGGCCGCGGACGGTGCATCCCCCGGCCCAGTGGCTACACCTGCGCGTGCGACTCCGGTTTCCGGCTCAGTCCGCAGGGCACACACTGCATCG ACATGGACGAATGTCGCCGCGTTCCCACGCCTTGTGCTCCCGGGCGCTGCGAAAACACGCCAGGCAGCTTCCGTTGCGTGTGCGGACCGGGCTTCCGCGCCGGCCCGCGGGGTACGGAGTGTCTGG ACGTGGACGAGTGCCACCGCGTGCCGCCACCGTGTGACCGTGGGCGCTGCGAGAACACGCCAGGCAGCTTCCTGTGCGTGTGCCCCGCGGGGTACCAGGCTGCACCCCACGGAGCCAGCTGCCAGG ATGTAGATGAATGTATCCAGAGCCCGGGCCTGTGTGGCCGAGGGGTCTGTGAGAACCTGCCTGGCTCTTTCCGCTGTGTGTGCCCGGCTGGCTTCCGGGGCTCGGCGTGTGAAGAAGATGTGGATGAATGCGCCCAGGAGCCACCGCCCTGCGGGCCTGGCCGCTGTGACAACACAGTAGGCTCCTTTCACTGTGCCTGCCCTGCTGGCTTCCGCTCCCGAGGGCCTGGGGCACCCTGCCAAG ATGTGGACGAGTGTGCCCGTAGCCCCCCGCCCTGCACCTATGGTCGGTGTGAGAACACGGAAGGTGCCTTCCAGTGCGTCTGCCCCACAGGCTTCCAGCCCAATGCTGCCGGCTCTGAGTGCGAGG ATGTGGACGAGTGTGAGAACCACCTGGCATGTCCTGGGCAGGAGTGTGTGAACTCACCCGGATCCTTCCAGTGCAGAGCCTGTCCTGCTGGTCACCACCTGCACCATGGCCGATGTACTG ATGTGGACGAATGCAGTTCGGGCGCCTCCTGCGGGCCCCATGGCCACTGCACTAACACCGAAGGCTCCTTCCACTGCAGCTGCGAGCCAGGCTACCGGGCGCCAGCTGGTCGGCCCGGGCCCTGCGCAG ACGTGAACGAGTGCCTGGAGGGCGACTTTTGCTTCCCCCACGGCGAATGCCTCAACACCGACGGCTCCTTCGCCTGTACTTGTGCCCCCGGCTACCGGCCCGGACCCCGCGGAGCCTCTTGCCTCG ACGTGGACGAATGCAGCGAGGAGGACCTCTGCCAGAGCGGCATCTGTACCAACACCGACGGCTCTTTCGAGTGCATCTGTCCTCCGGGACACCGCGCCGGCCCAGACCTCGCCTCCTGTCTCG ACATTGACGAATGTCGGGAGCGGGGCCCGGCCTTGTGCGGGTCCCAGCGTTGTGAAAATTCCCCGGGCTCCTACCGCTGTGTCCGAGACTGCGACCCCGGCTACCACGCAGGCCCCGAGGGCACCTGTGACG ACATAGATGAGTGCCAGGAATATGGCCCAGCGATTTGTGGAGCCCAGCGCTGTGAGAATACCCCTGGCTCCTACCGCTGCACACCAGCCTGTGACCCTGGCTACCAGCCCACGCCAGGGGGTGGATGCCAGG ATGTGGACGAATGCCGGAACCGGTCCTTCTGTGGGGCCCACGCCGTGTGCCAGAACCTGCCTGGCTCCTTCCAGTGCCTCTGTGACCAGGGCTACGAGGGGGCACGGGACGGGCGTCACTGCGTGG ATGTGAATGAATGTGAGACACTACAGGGCGTGTGTGGAGCTGCCCTGTGTGAGAATGTGGAAGGCTCCTTCCTCTGTGTCTGCCCCAACAGCCCTGAGGAGTTTGACCCTATGACTGGGCGCTGTGTTCCCCCTCGGACCTCTGCTG GTACGTTCCCAGGCGCACCGCCCCACGCACCTGCCAGCCCCAGTCTGCCGGCCAGgcctccgcccccacccccgccccgccggccCAGCCCACCCAGGCAGGGCCCTGTGAGCAGCGGGCGCCGGGAGTGCTACTTTGACACCGCGGCTCCGGATGCCTGTGACAACATCCTGGCCCGGAACGTGACGTGGCAGGAGTGCTGCTGCACCGTGGGCGAGGGCTGGGGCAGCGGCTGCCGCATCCAGCAGTGCCCAAGCACCGAGACAG CTGAGTACCAGTCATTGTGCCCCCATGGCCGGGGCTACCTGGCGCCCAGCGGAGATCTGAGCCTCAGGAGAG ACGTGGACGAGTGCCAGCTCTTCCGAGATCAGGTGTGCAAGAGCGGAGTGTGCGTGAACACAGCCCCGGGCTACTCGTGTTATTGCAGCAACGGCTACTACTATCACGCCCAGCGACTGGAGTGCATCG ATAATGACGAGTGCGCGGACGAGGAGCCAGCTTGTGAGGGCGGCCGCTGCGTCAACACTATCGGCTCTTATCATTGCACGTGCGAGCCCCCACTTGTGCTGGACGGCTCGCGGCGCCGCTGCGTCTCCAACGAGAGCCAGAGCCTTG ATGACAATCTGGGAGTGTGCTGGCAGGAAGTGGGGGCTGACCTCGTGTGCAGTCGCCCTCGGCTGGATCGCCAGGCCACCTACACAGAATGCTGCTGCCTCTATGGCGAGGCCTGGGGCATGGACTGTGCCCTCTGCCCTGCACAGGACTCAG ATGACTTTGAGGCCCTGTGCAACGTGCTGCGCCCCCCTGCATATGGACCCCCGCGGCCAGGTGGCTTTGGACTCCCCTACGAGTATGGCCCAGACCTAGGTCCACCTTACCAGGGCCTTCCCTATGGGCCTGAGTTGTACCCACCACCTGTCCTACCGTATGACCCCTACCCACCGCCACCTGGGCCCTTCGCCCGACGGGAGGCCCCCTACGGGACGCCACCCTTCGACATGCCAGACTTTGAGGACGATGGTGGCCCCTACGGTGAATCCGAGGCTCCTGCTCCATCTGGCCCGGGCACCCGCTGGCGCTACCGGTCCCGTGACACCCGTGGCTCCTTCCCAGAGCCTGAGGAGTCGCCTGAAGGTGGAAGCTATGCTG GTGCCCAGGCTGGGCGCTACgagggactggaggcagaggAGTGCGGGATCCTGGATGGCTGCGCCCACGGCCGCTGCGTGCGCGTCCCCGAGGGCTTCACCTGCGACTGCTTCGATGGCTACCGCCTGGACATGACTCGCATGTCCTGCGTTG ACATCAACGAGTGTGACGAGGCCGAGGCGGCCGCCCCGCTCTGTGTCAACGCCCGCTGCGTCAACACCGATGGCTCGTTCCGCTGTATCTGCCGCCCAGGATTCGCACCCTCACACGAGCCGCATCACTGCACGCCCGCCAGACCCCGGGCCTGA
- the LTBP4 gene encoding latent-transforming growth factor beta-binding protein 4 isoform X2, with translation MAGGARLLWVSLLVLLALLRPQPGLGRPRERLRVRFTPAVCGLSCVHGPTGPRCTPTCAPRNTTSVDSGAPGGAAPGGPGFRAFLCPLICHNGGVCVKPDRCLCPPDFAGKFCQLHSSGARPPAPAMPGFTRSVYTMPLANHRDDEHGVASMVSVHVEHPQEASVVVHQVERVSGPWEEADAEAVARAEAAARSEAAAPYTVLAQSAPREDGYSDASGFGYCFRELRAGECASPLPGLRTQEVCCRGAGLAWGVHDCQSCSELLGNTHQGGAPDGPCPTGFERVNGSCEDVDECATGGRCQHGECANTHGGYTCVCPDGFLLDSSRSSCISQHVISEAKGPCFRVLRDGGCSLPILRNITKQICCCSRVGKAWGRGCQLCPPFGSEGFREICPAGPGYHYSASDLRYNTRPLGQEPPRVSLSQPRAPPSTSRPPSGFLPTHRPEPRPEPRPEPRPGAELPLPSIPAWTGPEIPESGPSAGECQRNPQVCGRGRCIPRPSGYTCACDSGFRLSPQGTHCIDMDECRRVPTPCAPGRCENTPGSFRCVCGPGFRAGPRGTECLDVDECHRVPPPCDRGRCENTPGSFLCVCPAGYQAAPHGASCQDVDECIQSPGLCGRGVCENLPGSFRCVCPAGFRGSACEEDVDECAQEPPPCGPGRCDNTVGSFHCACPAGFRSRGPGAPCQDVDECARSPPPCTYGRCENTEGAFQCVCPTGFQPNAAGSECEDVDECENHLACPGQECVNSPGSFQCRACPAGHHLHHGRCTDVDECSSGASCGPHGHCTNTEGSFHCSCEPGYRAPAGRPGPCADVNECLEGDFCFPHGECLNTDGSFACTCAPGYRPGPRGASCLDVDECSEEDLCQSGICTNTDGSFECICPPGHRAGPDLASCLDIDECRERGPALCGSQRCENSPGSYRCVRDCDPGYHAGPEGTCDDIDECQEYGPAICGAQRCENTPGSYRCTPACDPGYQPTPGGGCQDVDECRNRSFCGAHAVCQNLPGSFQCLCDQGYEGARDGRHCVDVNECETLQGVCGAALCENVEGSFLCVCPNSPEEFDPMTGRCVPPRTSAGTFPGAPPHAPASPSLPARPPPPPPPRRPSPPRQGPVSSGRRECYFDTAAPDACDNILARNVTWQECCCTVGEGWGSGCRIQQCPSTETAEYQSLCPHGRGYLAPSGDLSLRRDVDECQLFRDQVCKSGVCVNTAPGYSCYCSNGYYYHAQRLECIDNDECADEEPACEGGRCVNTIGSYHCTCEPPLVLDGSRRRCVSNESQSLDDNLGVCWQEVGADLVCSRPRLDRQATYTECCCLYGEAWGMDCALCPAQDSDDFEALCNVLRPPAYGPPRPGGFGLPYEYGPDLGPPYQGLPYGPELYPPPVLPYDPYPPPPGPFARREAPYGTPPFDMPDFEDDGGPYGESEAPAPSGPGTRWRYRSRDTRGSFPEPEESPEGGSYAGAQAGRYEGLEAEECGILDGCAHGRCVRVPEGFTCDCFDGYRLDMTRMSCVDINECDEAEAAAPLCVNARCVNTDGSFRCICRPGFAPSHEPHHCTPARPRA, from the exons ATGGCGGGCGGCGCGCGGCTGCTCTGGGTGTCGCTATTGGTGCTGCTGGCGCTGCTCCGGCCGCAGCCCGGGCTAGGTCGACCCCGAGAGCGCCTCCGCGTGCGCTTCACCCCGGCCGTGTGCGGCCTGAGCTGCGTCCATGGGCCCACCGGCCCCCGCTGCACCCCGACCTGCGCGCCCCGCAACACCACCAGCGTGGACAGCGGCGCGCCCGGCGGGGCGGCCCCGGGGGGGCCCGGCTTCCGCGCCT TCCTGTGTCCCTTGATCTGTCACAATGGAGGAGTGTGCGTGAAGCCTGATCGCTGCCTCTGTCCCCCGGACTTCGCTGGCAAGTTCTGCCAGTTGCATTCATCGGGCGCCCGACCCCCGGCCCCGGCCATGCCAGGCTTCACCCGTTCTGTGTACACCATGCCGCTGGCCAACCACCGCGATGATGAACATG GCGTGGCGTCTATGGTGAGCGTCCACGTGGAGCACCCGCAGGAGGCGTCGGTGGTGGTGCACCAGGTGGAGCGTGTGTCCGGCCCTTGGGAGGAGGCGGATGCCGAGGCAGTGGCGCGGGCGGAGGCGGCGGCACGGTCGGAGGCGGCAGCGCCCTACACAGTGTTGGCACAGAGCGCGCCGCGCGAGGACGGCTACTCGGACGCCTCGGGCTTCGGTTACTGCTTTCGGGAGCTGCGCGCAGGCGAA TGTGCGTCCCCGCTGCCCGGGCTCCGGACCCAGGAGGTGTGCTGCCGAGGGGCCGGCTTGGCCTGGGGCGTTCACGACTGTCAGTCGTGCTCGGAGCTCCTGG GTAACACCCACCAGGGGGGCGCCCCAGATGGGCCGTGTCCAACTGGCTTTGAAAGGGTTAATGGGTCCTGCGAAG ATGTGGATGAGTGCGCGACTGGCGGGCGCTGCCAGCACGGAGAGTGTGCAAACACGCATGGCGGGTACACTTGCGTTTGCCCCGACGGCTTTCTGCTCGACTCGTCCCGCAGCAGCTGCATCT CCCAACACGTGATCTCCGAGGCCAAGGGGCCGTGCTTCCGCGTGCTTCGAGACGGCGGCTGCTCGCTGCCCATTCTACGCAACATCACCAAACAGATCTGCTGCTGCAGCCGAGTAGGCAAAGCCTGGGGCCGGGGTTGCCAGCTTTGCCCACCTTTCGGCTCAG AGGGTTTTCGGGAGATCTGTCCAGCCGGCCCTGGCTACCATTACTCTGCCTCCGACCTCCGCTACAACACCAGACCCCTGGGCCAGGAACCACCCCGAGTGTCCCTCAGCCAGCCCCGTGCCCCACCCTCCACCTCTCGACCACCCTCAG GCTTTCTTCCCACTCATCGCCCAGAACCTCGGCCTGAGCCCCGGCCTGAGCCCCGGCCAGGCGCCGAGCTTCCCCTGCCCAGCATCCCTGCCTGGACTGGTCCTGAGATCCCTGAATCAG GTCCCTCTGCAGGCGAGTGTCAGCGCAATCCCCAGGTCTGCGGCCGCGGACGGTGCATCCCCCGGCCCAGTGGCTACACCTGCGCGTGCGACTCCGGTTTCCGGCTCAGTCCGCAGGGCACACACTGCATCG ACATGGACGAATGTCGCCGCGTTCCCACGCCTTGTGCTCCCGGGCGCTGCGAAAACACGCCAGGCAGCTTCCGTTGCGTGTGCGGACCGGGCTTCCGCGCCGGCCCGCGGGGTACGGAGTGTCTGG ACGTGGACGAGTGCCACCGCGTGCCGCCACCGTGTGACCGTGGGCGCTGCGAGAACACGCCAGGCAGCTTCCTGTGCGTGTGCCCCGCGGGGTACCAGGCTGCACCCCACGGAGCCAGCTGCCAGG ATGTAGATGAATGTATCCAGAGCCCGGGCCTGTGTGGCCGAGGGGTCTGTGAGAACCTGCCTGGCTCTTTCCGCTGTGTGTGCCCGGCTGGCTTCCGGGGCTCGGCGTGTGAAGAAGATGTGGATGAATGCGCCCAGGAGCCACCGCCCTGCGGGCCTGGCCGCTGTGACAACACAGTAGGCTCCTTTCACTGTGCCTGCCCTGCTGGCTTCCGCTCCCGAGGGCCTGGGGCACCCTGCCAAG ATGTGGACGAGTGTGCCCGTAGCCCCCCGCCCTGCACCTATGGTCGGTGTGAGAACACGGAAGGTGCCTTCCAGTGCGTCTGCCCCACAGGCTTCCAGCCCAATGCTGCCGGCTCTGAGTGCGAGG ATGTGGACGAGTGTGAGAACCACCTGGCATGTCCTGGGCAGGAGTGTGTGAACTCACCCGGATCCTTCCAGTGCAGAGCCTGTCCTGCTGGTCACCACCTGCACCATGGCCGATGTACTG ATGTGGACGAATGCAGTTCGGGCGCCTCCTGCGGGCCCCATGGCCACTGCACTAACACCGAAGGCTCCTTCCACTGCAGCTGCGAGCCAGGCTACCGGGCGCCAGCTGGTCGGCCCGGGCCCTGCGCAG ACGTGAACGAGTGCCTGGAGGGCGACTTTTGCTTCCCCCACGGCGAATGCCTCAACACCGACGGCTCCTTCGCCTGTACTTGTGCCCCCGGCTACCGGCCCGGACCCCGCGGAGCCTCTTGCCTCG ACGTGGACGAATGCAGCGAGGAGGACCTCTGCCAGAGCGGCATCTGTACCAACACCGACGGCTCTTTCGAGTGCATCTGTCCTCCGGGACACCGCGCCGGCCCAGACCTCGCCTCCTGTCTCG ACATTGACGAATGTCGGGAGCGGGGCCCGGCCTTGTGCGGGTCCCAGCGTTGTGAAAATTCCCCGGGCTCCTACCGCTGTGTCCGAGACTGCGACCCCGGCTACCACGCAGGCCCCGAGGGCACCTGTGACG ACATAGATGAGTGCCAGGAATATGGCCCAGCGATTTGTGGAGCCCAGCGCTGTGAGAATACCCCTGGCTCCTACCGCTGCACACCAGCCTGTGACCCTGGCTACCAGCCCACGCCAGGGGGTGGATGCCAGG ATGTGGACGAATGCCGGAACCGGTCCTTCTGTGGGGCCCACGCCGTGTGCCAGAACCTGCCTGGCTCCTTCCAGTGCCTCTGTGACCAGGGCTACGAGGGGGCACGGGACGGGCGTCACTGCGTGG ATGTGAATGAATGTGAGACACTACAGGGCGTGTGTGGAGCTGCCCTGTGTGAGAATGTGGAAGGCTCCTTCCTCTGTGTCTGCCCCAACAGCCCTGAGGAGTTTGACCCTATGACTGGGCGCTGTGTTCCCCCTCGGACCTCTGCTG GTACGTTCCCAGGCGCACCGCCCCACGCACCTGCCAGCCCCAGTCTGCCGGCCAGgcctccgcccccacccccgccccgccggccCAGCCCACCCAGGCAGGGCCCTGTGAGCAGCGGGCGCCGGGAGTGCTACTTTGACACCGCGGCTCCGGATGCCTGTGACAACATCCTGGCCCGGAACGTGACGTGGCAGGAGTGCTGCTGCACCGTGGGCGAGGGCTGGGGCAGCGGCTGCCGCATCCAGCAGTGCCCAAGCACCGAGACAG CTGAGTACCAGTCATTGTGCCCCCATGGCCGGGGCTACCTGGCGCCCAGCGGAGATCTGAGCCTCAGGAGAG ACGTGGACGAGTGCCAGCTCTTCCGAGATCAGGTGTGCAAGAGCGGAGTGTGCGTGAACACAGCCCCGGGCTACTCGTGTTATTGCAGCAACGGCTACTACTATCACGCCCAGCGACTGGAGTGCATCG ATAATGACGAGTGCGCGGACGAGGAGCCAGCTTGTGAGGGCGGCCGCTGCGTCAACACTATCGGCTCTTATCATTGCACGTGCGAGCCCCCACTTGTGCTGGACGGCTCGCGGCGCCGCTGCGTCTCCAACGAGAGCCAGAGCCTTG ATGACAATCTGGGAGTGTGCTGGCAGGAAGTGGGGGCTGACCTCGTGTGCAGTCGCCCTCGGCTGGATCGCCAGGCCACCTACACAGAATGCTGCTGCCTCTATGGCGAGGCCTGGGGCATGGACTGTGCCCTCTGCCCTGCACAGGACTCAG ATGACTTTGAGGCCCTGTGCAACGTGCTGCGCCCCCCTGCATATGGACCCCCGCGGCCAGGTGGCTTTGGACTCCCCTACGAGTATGGCCCAGACCTAGGTCCACCTTACCAGGGCCTTCCCTATGGGCCTGAGTTGTACCCACCACCTGTCCTACCGTATGACCCCTACCCACCGCCACCTGGGCCCTTCGCCCGACGGGAGGCCCCCTACGGGACGCCACCCTTCGACATGCCAGACTTTGAGGACGATGGTGGCCCCTACGGTGAATCCGAGGCTCCTGCTCCATCTGGCCCGGGCACCCGCTGGCGCTACCGGTCCCGTGACACCCGTGGCTCCTTCCCAGAGCCTGAGGAGTCGCCTGAAGGTGGAAGCTATGCTG GTGCCCAGGCTGGGCGCTACgagggactggaggcagaggAGTGCGGGATCCTGGATGGCTGCGCCCACGGCCGCTGCGTGCGCGTCCCCGAGGGCTTCACCTGCGACTGCTTCGATGGCTACCGCCTGGACATGACTCGCATGTCCTGCGTTG ACATCAACGAGTGTGACGAGGCCGAGGCGGCCGCCCCGCTCTGTGTCAACGCCCGCTGCGTCAACACCGATGGCTCGTTCCGCTGTATCTGCCGCCCAGGATTCGCACCCTCACACGAGCCGCATCACTGCACGCCCGCCAGACCCCGGGCCTGA